Proteins co-encoded in one Setaria viridis chromosome 9, Setaria_viridis_v4.0, whole genome shotgun sequence genomic window:
- the LOC117838263 gene encoding probable UDP-arabinose 4-epimerase 3 encodes MIPLNRRSSLPRAGMEYFDARRKPHNVAKIIAALVLTTLCIFVLKQSPGFGGNSVFSRHEPGVIHVLVTGGAGYIGSHASLRLLKDNYRVTIVDNLSRGNMGAVKVLQELFPQPGRLQFIFADLGDQKSVNKIFAENAFDAVMHFAAVAYVGESTLEPLRYYHNITSNTLLILEAMASHGVKTLIYSSTCATYGEPEKMPITEATPQFPINPYGKAKKMAEDIILDFSKSKGADMAVMILRYFNVIGSDPEGRLGEAPRPELREHGRISGACFDAALGIIPGLKVKGRDYPTADGTCIRDYIDVTDLVDAHVKALNKAEPRKVGIYNVGTGRGRSVNEFVDACKKATGVDIKIEYLSRRPGDYAEVYSDPTKINKELNWTAQYTDLKESLSVAWRWQKSHPHGYGTN; translated from the exons ATGATCCCGTTAAACAGGAGGTCAAGCCTTCCTAGGGCTG GGATGGAGTACTTCGATGCAAGGCGGAAGCCTCATAATGTTGCGAAAATCATTGCAGCCCTGGTCCTCACAACACTATGTATATTTGTTCTGAAGCAATCTCCTGGTTTTGGTGGCAATAGTGTG TTTTCTCGCCATGAACCTGGGGTTATTCACGTCTTAGTAACAGGAGGAGCTGGTTATATTGGGTCACATGCCTCTTTAAGGCTCTTAAAGGATAACTATCGAGTTACCATTGTG GATAATCTCTCTAGAGGAAACATGGGAGCAGTAAAGGTTCTGCAGGAGTTATTTCCGCAGCCTGGGAGACTACAATTCATCTTTGCTGATCTGGGGGACCAGAAATCT GTCAACAAGATATTTGCTGAAAATGCATTTGATGCTGTGATGCACTTTGCAGCTGTTGCTTATGTGGGTGAGAGCACACTGGAACCCCTTAG GTACTATCACAATATTACGTCAAACACCTTACTGATCTTGGAGGCTATGGCATCTCATGGAGTCAAGACCCTTATTTACTCCAGTACATGTGCTACATACGGAGAACCGGAGAAGATGCCTATAACAGAAGCCACACCCCAG TTCCCTATCAACCCATatggaaaagctaagaaaatGGCAGAGGACATCATATTAGATTTCTCGAAGTCAAAGGGAGCTGACATGGCTGTCATGATTTTAAG ATATTTCAATGTTATTGGATCTGACCCAGAGGGAAGATTAGGTGAAGCTCCTAGGCCAGAACTACGAGAGCATGGTCGGATATCTGGGGCATGCTTTGATGCAGCATTGGGAATCATTCCAGGATTAAAG GTTAAAGGAAGAGATTATCCTACAGCTGATGGAACTTGCATAAGAGACTACATTGATGTCACGGATCTAGTGGATGCTCATGTGAAAGCACTCAACAAGgctgaacctagaaaagttggCATTTACAATGTTGGAACCGGAAGAG GCCGTTCGGTTAATGAGTTTGTGGATGCCTGCAAGAAGGCCACTGGGGTTGACATCAAAATTGAGTACCTCAGCAGAAGGCCAGGAGACTATGCAGAAGTATACAGCGACCCAACAAAGATCAACAAGGAGCTCAACTGGACAGCTCAGTATACGGACCTCAAGGAGAGCCTGTCAGTAGCATGGAGGTGGCAAAAGTCGCATCCACACGGCTACGGGACAAACTAA
- the LOC117840489 gene encoding probable galacturonosyltransferase-like 7: MLWVARLSGFFSAAMVMVVLSPSLQSFPPAEAIRSSQFDGSVRFPGQIAGGARGIAFRRAPSFRNAADCGGGGKGNGTAANVCDPSLVHIAITLDEEYLRGSVAAVHSVVQHARCPESVFFHFLVSDPGLGDLVRAVFPQLRFKVYYFDPDRVRGLISTSVRQALEQPLNYARNYLADLLEPCVRRVIYLDSDLVLVDDVAKLWRTDLGGRTVGAPEYCHANFTKYFTGRFWSDQRFAGTFAGRRPCYFNTGVMVLDLERWRQAGYTQRIERWMEIQKSPPGRIYELGSLPPFLLVFAGHVAPIEHRWNQHGLGGDNVLGSCRDLHPGPVSLLHWSGSGKPWARLGAGRPCPLDALWAPFDLYGPAGAGAAEESR; the protein is encoded by the coding sequence ATGCTGTGGGTGGCGCGCCTGTCCGGCTTCTTCTCCGCCGCCATGGTGATGGTGGTGCTGTCACCGTCGCTCCAGTCCTTCCCGCCCGCCGAGGCTATCCGGTCCTCGCAGTTCGACGGCAGCGTCCGCTTCCCGGGCCAGATCGCGGGGGGCGCCAGGGGGATCGCCTTCCGCCGCGCCCCGTCcttccgcaatgcagccgactgcggcggcggcggcaagggcaaCGGCACCGCCGCCAATGTCTGCGACCCCTCGCTCGTCCACATCGCGATTACGCTCGATGAGGAGTACCTCAGGGGCTCCGTCGCAGCGGTCCACTCGGTGGTGCAGCACGCCAGGTGCCCCGAGAGCGTCTTCTTCCACTTCCTCGTCTCCGACCCGGGCCTCGGGGACCTCGTCCGCGCCGTCTTCCCGCAGCTCCGCTTCAAGGTCTACTACTTCGACCCCGACCGCGTCCGGGGGCTCATCTCCACGTCGGTGCGGCAGGCGCTGGAGCAGCCGCTCAACTATGCGCGCAACTACCTCGCCGACCTCCTCGAGCCCTGCGTGCGCCGCGTCATCTACCTCGACTCCGACCTCGTCCTCGTCGACGACGTCGCCAAGCTCTGGCGCACCGACCTCGGCGGCCGCACCGTCGGCGCGCCCGAGTACTGCCACGCCAACTTTACCAAGTACTTCACCGGCCGGTTCTGGTCGGACCAGCGGTTCGCCGGCACGttcgcggggcggcggccgtgctacTTCAACACGGGGGTCATGGTGCTCGACCTCGAGCGGTGGCGGCAAGCGGGCTACACGCAGCGCATCGAGCGGTGGATGGAGATACAGAAGTCGCCGCCGGGCCGCATCTACGAGCTTGGGTCGCTGCCGCCCTTCCTGCTGGTGTTCGCGGGGCACGTGGCGCCGATCGAGCACCGGTGGAACcagcacggcctcggcggcgacaaTGTCCTGGGCAGCTGCCGCGACCTCCACCCTGGGCCGGTGAGCCTCCTGCATTGGTCCGGCTCTGGCAAGCCGTGGGCGCGGCTCGGCGCCGGGCGGCCGTGCCCGCTCGACGCGCTCTGGGCGCCCTTCGATCTGtacggccccgccggcgccggcgccgccgaggagtcCCGGTAA